In Macadamia integrifolia cultivar HAES 741 chromosome 12, SCU_Mint_v3, whole genome shotgun sequence, the following are encoded in one genomic region:
- the LOC122057526 gene encoding probable membrane-associated kinase regulator 4: MAISFSCEHADEEEDYIDMEVSSSTTFLYYSINSPPQHREFEFQMSSASLERETSTSPADELFYKGKLLPLHLPPRLQMVEKLLHYHHSNSSTEDRAEPSEENYSTPFTTTPIATSYSNTPFESCNISPSESCRVSGELNLDEYFFECPSGTGGFIGDQPKKSWSKKLKLIRQSSLGLKLKASRAYIKSLFSKSGCSDELSAESAKNGDKTTISKAKEFSNKYVKVTRKNPFGQIQRGRYQMASSSSIRRDTLTEKEKKMENGGNGGGHRRSFSGAIKRHSTTKYSSSSSFSSGSSSSSSSSSSLWSNPSGFYDLQFLKRSSSANSEIECSIQGAIAHCKQSQQLSSSRKELSEAGFCSFSASRIVACDDQERPGLCRG; this comes from the coding sequence ATGGCCATTAGCTTTTCATGTGAAcatgcagatgaagaagaagactacATAGACATGGAAGTGAGTTCCTCTACCACATTCTTGTACTACtccatcaactctcctcctcagCACAGAGAGTTTGAGTTCCAAATGTCATCAGCCTCTCTTGAAAGGGAAACCTCCACCTCCCCAGCTGATGAGCTCTTCTATAAAGGGAAGCTCCTTCCACTTCACCTCCCTCCACGTCTCCAAATGGTGGAAAAGCTTCTCCACTACCACCACTCCAACTCTTCTACAGAGGATAGAGCAGAGCCTTCAGAAGAAAACTATTCCACTCCCTTCACTACCACCCCCATTGCAACTTCCTATAGTAATACCCCCTTTGAATCCTGCAACATTTCTCCCTCTGAGTCTTGCAGGGTCAGCGGAGAACTGAACCTAGATGAGTACTTCTTCGAATGCCCATCTGGAACTGGTGGTTTCATTGGTGACCAGCCAAAGAAGTCTTGGTCCAAGAAGCTCAAATTGATCAGACAATCTTCACTGGGTCTCAAGTTGAAAGCTTCCAGAGCTTATATCAAGTCTCTGTTCAGTAAATCTGGATGTTCAGATGAGCTCTCTGCAGAGTCTGCCAAGAATGGAGACAAAACAACCATTTCCAAAGCTAAGGAGTTCTCAAACAAGTATGTGAAGGTGACAAGGAAGAACCCATTTGGCCAAATTCAAAGGGGGAGGTACCAAATGGCATCATCGTCTTCTATCAGGAGAGATACCCTCactgagaaagagaagaagatggagaatggTGGTAATGGTGGCGGCCATAGAAGGTCCTTCTCGGGGGCCATTAAACGTCACTCAACAACCAAATACTCTTCGTCTTCGTCATTTTCGTCgggctcttcttcttcttcttcttcgtcttcatcTTTATGGAGTAATCCAAGTGGGTTTTATGACTTGCAGTTTCTTAAGAGGAGCAGTAGTGCAAATTCAGAGATTGAGTGCTCAATTCAGGGAGCGATTGCTCACTGTAAACAGTCGCAGCAGTTATCTAGTTCGAGAAAGGAATTAAGTGAAGCTGGGTTTTGTTCATTCTCTGCTTCAAGGATTGTAGCTTGTGACGATCAAGAAAGGCCAGGACTCTGTAGGGGATga
- the LOC122057158 gene encoding cilia- and flagella-associated protein 298-like, with protein sequence MVRIQVKSKHKEDEEELQFLYDCPSTTRIKEIARAVIEISNLQIKINRLALALESGLIQLGDGKGIDSNEAVPLMRALSEAKAYASKDQVLHGRILSPHILRDHIQTIEKQVTVNKAVGLSDLTQLHQRHSGSCTDSELLQEDTTQLLWAGKELMNSKRLCDYVGDNDKTKIMLRLQPSCLSSP encoded by the exons ATGGTCCGGATTCAGGTGAAGTCGAAGCACAAGGAGGATGAGGAAGAGTTGCAGTTCCTCTATGATTGCCCTAGCACCACAAGGATCAAAGAGATTGCCAGAGCAGTAATCGAAATCTCCAATCTTCAAATCAAGATCAATCGCCTTGCCCTAGCTCTTGAATCAGGGCTTATTCAACTTGGTGACGGCAAAG GGATTGATTCGAATGAAGCTGTTCCTTTAATGAGAGCTTTATCAGAAGCCAAAGCCTATGCATCAAAG GACCAGGTTCTCCATGGTAGAATTTTATCACCTCATATCTTGAGAGACCACATTCAGACAATAGAAAAGCAAGTCACGGTTAACAAAGCAGTGGGTTTGTCCGATTTAACCCAATTGCATCAGCGACACTCCGGTTCCTGTACAG ACTCAGAACTTCTGCAAGAAGATACCACACAGCTTTTATGGGCGGGGAAGGAGCTCATGAATAGTAAACGGTTATGTGATTATGTTGGCGACAATGACAAAACTAAG ATCATGCTTAGATTGCAGCCATCTTGCTTGAGCTCTCCATGA